Proteins co-encoded in one Syngnathoides biaculeatus isolate LvHL_M chromosome 22, ASM1980259v1, whole genome shotgun sequence genomic window:
- the LOC133495792 gene encoding transcription factor Sox-9-A-like, translated as MNLLDPYLKMSEEQDKCLSDAPSPSMSEDSAGSPCPSGSGSDTENTRPSENALLRVEAALGDFKKDEDDKFPACIRDAVSQVLKGYDWTLVPMPVRVNGSTKNKPHVKRPMNAFMVWAQAARRKLADQYPHLHNAELSKTLGKLWRLLNEGEKRPFVEEAERLRVQHKKDHPDYKYQPRRRKSVKNGQSEAEDGGEQTHISPNAIFKALQQADSPASSLGEVHSPGEHSGSQGPPTPPTTPKTDVSSGKMDLKREGGLRSLNDGTSQRQLNIDFRDVDIGELSSDVISHIETFDVNEFDQYLPPNGHPGSVSGPGTPVAYTGSYSISAGAPVSPAAGAAWMPKSQNQQGQQQQQHTLTTLGGSGGSAAPEAAQAQHRTQIKTEQLSPSHFSEQQGSPQHVAYSPFNLQHYSPTSYPAITRAQQYDFTDHQGSAPSFYSHAGTGQGSGLYSTFSYMSSPSQRPMYTPIADNTGVPSIPQNSPQHWEQAPVYTQLTRP; from the exons ATGAATCTTCTCGACCCTTACCTGAAGATGTCGGAGGAACAAGACAAGTGTCTGTCCGATGCCCCGAGCCCGAGCATGTCCGAGGACTCCGCTGGCTCTCCGTGCCCGTCCGGCTCCGGTTCCGACACAGAGAACACGCGGCCGTCAGAGAACGCGCTCCTCCGGGTGGAGGCGGCTCTGGGCGACTTCAAGAAGGACGAGGACGATAAGTTCCCGGCTTGCATACGCGACGCCGTGTCCCAGGTGCTCAAGGGCTACGACTGGACCCTGGTGCCCATGCCGGTGCGCGTAAACGGATCTACCAAGAACAAGCCTCACGTGAAGAGACCGATGAACGCCTTCATGGTTTGGGCTCAGGCTGCGCGGAGGAAGCTGGCCGACCAGTACCCGCACCTGCACAACGCTGAGCTCAGCAAAACGTTGGGCAAACTTTGGAG ACTTCTCAATGAGGGCGAGAAGCGGCCGTTTGTGGAGGAGGCCGAACGGCTCCGTGTCCAGCACAAGAAAGATCACCCCGACTACAAGTACCagccgaggaggaggaagtccGTGAAGAACGGCCAAAGCGAGGCAGAGGACGGCGGCGAGCAAACCCACATTTCTCCCAATGCGATCTTCAAAGCGCTGCAGCAGGCAGACTCCCCGGCCTCCAGTCTGGGAGAGGTGCACTCTCCTGGGGAGCACTCAG GTTCCCAGGGACCTCCAACCCCTCCCACTACCCCAAAAACTGATGTTAGCTCTGGCAAGATGGACCTAAAGCGCGAAGGAGGTCTCAGATCCCTCAACGATGGCACAAGCCAGCGACAGCTGAACATCGACTTCCGTGACGTGGACATCGGAGAGTTGAGCAGCGATGTCATCTCCCACATAGAAACCTTCGACGTCAATGAATTCGACCAGTACCTCCCACCCAACGGTCACCCGGGGTCCGTTAGCGGGCCCGGTACACCAGTCGCCTACACCGGCAGCTACAGCATCAGCGCCGGCGCACCGGTCAGCCCGGCAGCAGGAGCGGCCTGGATGCCCAAAAGCCAGAACCAGCAGggacagcagcaacagcagcacacCCTCACCACCCTGGGTGGCAGCGGGGGCAGCGCCGCTCCCGAGGCGGCTCAGGCTCAGCACAGGACCCAGATCAAGACTGAGCAGCTGAGCCCGAGCCACTTCAGTGAGCAGCAGGGGTCTCCGCAGCACGTGGCCTACAGCCCCTTCAACCTGCAGCACTACAGCCCCACGTCGTACCCGGCCATTACCAGGGCGCAGCAGTACGACTTCACCGACCACCAGGGGAGCGCCCCCTCGTTCTACAGCCATGCGGGCACCGGCCAGGGTTCGGGCCTCTACTCGACTTTCAGCTACATGAGCAGCCCCAGCCAGAGGCCCATGTACACGCCCATTGCTGACAACACAGGGGTGCCCTCCATCCCCCAGAACAGCCCCCAGCATTGGGAGCAGGCACCGGTTTACACCCAGCTCACCAGACCCTGA